The genomic DNA TTTCCAAGATAAACTGATAAGTGAGGAAAACAACACACCAATCTTAAGTTATGGTCTATCGAGCTATGGGTACGATATTCGGCTGTCTCCTAGTCAGTGCCTTCTTTTTGGCGGTGTCCAACACGGCGTTTGCGACGCTAAAAATTTTGATCCTGAAATCTTAAAAGAAACTGAATTACACGAAGATGAAAAAGGCCAATATTTTATTATTCCACCGTTCGGCTATTGTCTCGGCGTCGCGATGGAAAGACTCTGCCTTCCCAGGGACGTTACAGTTGTTGCGGTTGGCAAGAGTACTTACGCAAGAAGCGGCATCCTCGTCAACATTACTCCGGCAGAAGCAGGTTGGGAGGGTCATTTAACTCTAGAGATTAGTAATTGCACTAGCTTATTTAATAAAATTTATGCTAGTGAGGGTATCTGCCAGCTTTTGTTCTATCAAGGTGAGCCTTGCGAAGTGTCGTACCTTGAGCGGAAAGGTAAGTACAACAAACAACCTTATAAAGTTGTGCTGT from Williamwhitmania sp. includes the following:
- the dcd gene encoding dCTP deaminase, with amino-acid sequence FQDKLISEENNTPILSYGLSSYGYDIRLSPSQCLLFGGVQHGVCDAKNFDPEILKETELHEDEKGQYFIIPPFGYCLGVAMERLCLPRDVTVVAVGKSTYARSGILVNITPAEAGWEGHLTLEISNCTSLFNKIYASEGICQLLFYQGEPCEVSYLERKGKYNKQPYKVVLSKV